From a single Sus scrofa isolate TJ Tabasco breed Duroc chromosome 13, Sscrofa11.1, whole genome shotgun sequence genomic region:
- the LOC100519871 gene encoding ATP synthase F(0) complex subunit C1, mitochondrial-like: MQTTGALLISPALLRSCTRGLIRPVSASFLSRPEIPSEQPPCSSVPLQVARREFQTSVVSQDIDTAAKFIGAGAATVGVAGSGAGIGTVFGSLIIGYARNLSLKQQLFSCAILGFALSEAMELFCLMVAFLILLAM, translated from the coding sequence atgcagaccACTGGGGCACTACTCATTTCTCCTGCTCTGCTCCGCTCTTGTACCAGGGGTCTGATCAGGCCTGTGTCTGCCTCCTTCCTGAGTAGGCCAGAAATCCCATCTGAACAGCCTCCCTGCAGCAGTGTCCCACTCCAGGTGGCCAGGCGGGAGTTCCAGACCAGTGTTGTCTCCCAGGACATTGACACAGCGGCCAAGTTTATTGGTGCTGGGGCCGCCACAGTTGGTGTGGCTGGTTCCGGGGCTGGCATTGGGACAGTGTTTGGCAGCTTGATCATTGGCTATGCCAGGAACCTGTCTCTGAAGCAGCAGCTCTTCTCCTGTGCCATTCTGGGCTTTGCCCTGTCTGAGGCCATGGAGCTCTTCTGTTTGATGGTCGCCTTCCTTATCCTCTTAGCCATGTGA